A region of the Carya illinoinensis cultivar Pawnee chromosome 16, C.illinoinensisPawnee_v1, whole genome shotgun sequence genome:
GAgtatttctgttttcttttcactctaaTGAATGGAATATTAGATAAATCCACCTAAACAGCCAGAAACAGATGTGAATCAAATCCTAGAGATATAACTAGCACTTGCAGCTCGAGTTTCATCGTACCTACCAGAGtatgcttcttcttcttgtcatttctttttcctatttttgggttttggctGCGACTCACTCGAAAGTCaaaactaattattttattacgtaattaaaaaaattcttggcTTTGCTCATTGAAACGTAGAATATGGTTCTCTGAATgtgtactaattttttttttaaaaaaaaaaaaatactgatgACTCGTCAGTTGCATCTGGAAACACGCATTTCCCAAGAAATTTTCATAACTACGAGCAACTAGTCTCTCCGCATGAAATATTCCCGTGGTTGAGAACATGAAGATGGATTTCTCATCCTACACAGAAGTAAATAAGGAAGACGGCAACAAAATCAAGAATCAAGAGGGATTTGTGATttacttccaaaaaaaaaaaaaattgtgataatacttttaatgtGCGTGTGCGAAGATTTTGACATTGTCATCATCAGGCTACGTACGGTTGAACTGCATCATTGTAAATAGGAAAAAAGCGTGCATTTTTGGAAGCTTTCGAGCTTACCGCGAGTATGGACCTCCAGCTCTTATCACAGAATCACTGCTATAATTTGTTCTGTTTTCTGTGCCATATATCAGCATGTCTATAACTTATTAGAGCTAGAAGCTCCTGAAAATTGGAACCACcgtaattttttctaaattccaAATGTTGATGTAAAGATTGACTTTTTCATCCTTAATTTAAGCATAGAGTTCCGAAAGTTACGAATGGGATTCAGTTTTGGCAAAAAAGAGATGATGAAATGAGAAGTTTATCCTTTCATAAACCAACTCTGCATTTCTTTTATCCTTTCATAAACCAACTCTGCATTTCTTTCTCTGCTGCAGTTCTTGGCAGGCAAAGACATTACAATTATGGGGCCATATGCAGGAACATTCCATGGTCTCGGCTGATTTCTCAGAAAACTTACTAGCAGTGAGTTTGCTAGCTAAGTGATTCGTGTAGATTAGCAAGCAACAAATACATCTTCAGAAATAAGATGCAGACATCATACTACAGATACGAAGTTATTTTGTTCTGGAGATATTACAGCAACCTCTGCCTCAACAACCTGGATTTATTTACTGCCTTTTATTGAAATCAATAGGTTTATACAGAACAGACTCCAAACCAATCAAACTCCTGGAAGACTCCTAAAAGAGAAAGTAAAAAGGGAAACAAATAAACGACTCCTAAACAACCTGGGCTGAATAACCAACCCTGTGCTCTTATCACTTGAAAACCAAAGCTGCCTAAGCTTGGGAATGTGGCACATTATTTAAGTATCAAGTATGAAAAATGCAAGAGAAGTTTAGTTGGGAATTTTTAATTCTAGCCTGTGTTCCTTAGCACAGGGCAGCTTGTACTCGGCTCCTCAGCAGAGCCATCCAAGCTCTCACTTTTCAGAAGACCTCCCAGCAATTCACCAGGGTCGTAAAAGAACTCCACCTTCACGATCTTCTCCTGCTCATCCAACTGTTTCATCGAGAAAACAGAAATAATTAAGCCATGTATATATAGAGAACAACAAAgccagaagaaaaaaaaaaaaaaagaaagatgttGTTGGAGAGTGACCTCAAAAATGGCCATTCCATAGAATTGAACAATTTCTCCAGTTGGGGCATGGCCTTTGAAAGGACCCTCCATGTAACCCCAATGCCTGAACTTGAACACAATCACCGGTGGCCCACTATACACTTGGAAAATCTCCAAAGCAAACCCTCGAGGGAATGTTGTCGTAAAAGACCGGTGAGAAGAATCTGCTGTTTCCTTATCTGGATTATAGCCCCTAAATTTCTCAGGTAGAGAGGTCTGCAGCAGTGGATTATACCCTCCCAGCTTGCCTACTTCTTCCAAAGTTAAGGCCTTCCTGCCTGAAATCCTCAAATTCGAATAAAACGAAGATTTTAATCACTATAGACATGCTAAAAACGTAACCTTGGAAGAGCTTTGAAATCTAGCACTTTAAATTTTCCGGGGGTTATGTAATGAATACCATTTAAGCTGAAAGTGTACTTATTGGGATCAAGAGTTTTGAAGTCATCCAGGCTGGTCTTATGGAAAATTTCCATTTCCCATGTCTTTACAAGGTTCTGCACGCTTTCCTCAAGTGACCCAGGAGGCCATATCTTCCATAAAAGAATGTTAATTACAGATCAGGCTGatataatgatataaaaaacaaacacacacTCACACAGAGAAAAGGAGAGGAAGGGTGGGAAACCTTAGTTCTGCCTTCTTCAAAGAGCTTGTTGACAACATCATAGTTTGGATGGGCTCCATACCTCCATTCGATGTTCTTCACTTCTTCTGCGTTCAAGTAATTACGATATTTGTCTTTATCAACACTTTGAGACGCCATCTTCTTGCTCAAAAAGAACAATAACTTGTTTAAGTTGAATTTTCATTGGCTCGTAAAGGATCTTATATAGAGGTTCTTCATTACCTGCCAATCAAAGAATAGTCTTACAAAGCGTTACAGATTTGGATGGAATGACGCAAGGACCGAGGTGATCACTGGTGGTAGTTTAAAACATATGAAATTAATCTTATCATATTTAGATTTCAAGTGAATTGTTTAGATAGCATTAAATATGACCACTTGTAGTAAACTTGGTCATTGTAAAACTTAGCAGACAAAAGtcaaagaaatatattttcattgaTGTTAAGTGTATACAGCTTGTAAGATTTTATGGAGATCTCACAGTAACTCTGTTCCTACATATCATCAATTTGAAAATCAAAAATAATACTGCTACAACATAAACCAACGATCTGGTGGATCTTTGACTAATTCAAATCTAATGTGCGTAATAGCAATAACAGCAACATAAACCGATTCTGGTCTGGTATTGAGAAGTTCCACATGGTTTAAGAACAAACTCATCCTGAGCTTTATAAGGAGTTATCATATTTCTCCTATTAGGCATTTTGAAGAGAGAAATTTGTGTTTCTATATAGTATTAGAACAAGCTGACCTATGACCAATGATGGGCTCCCGCGACCTACCCACGATGATGGTACTGGAAATACCAGCCCACAGGTGAGAGCGCGTATTAAGAAGTCCCACATGGTTTAGGAACAAACTCATCCTAGGCTTTATAAGGAGTTACTATACTCCTCCTATTAGgctttttaaaaagagaaatgaatgtTTCTATATCAGCAACTCTCAGTAATTCTGTTCCTACATATCagcaatttgaaaataaaaaataatacagctACAACGTAAACCAACGATTTGGTGGATCTTTGACTAATTCAAATCTGATGCGCGCGCAATAGTAGTAACAGCAACGTAAACCGATTCTGGTCTGGTGGATCTTTAAATGCGACCTACTCACATTGATGGCACCAGAAATACCGGCTCACACATGAGAGGGCGTATTGAGAAGTCCCACATGGTTTAGGAACAAACTCATCCTAGGCTTTATAAAGAGTTACCATACTCCTCCTATTAGGCTTTTTTAAGGAGGGAAATGAGTGTTTCTATATCAGCAACTCTCAGTAACTCTGTTCCTACATAtcagaaatttcaaaataaaaaataatacagctATAACGTAGACCAACGATCTGGTGGATCTTTGACTAATTCCAATTTGATGTGCACAATAGCAGTAACAACAACGTAAATCGATTCTGGTCTGGTGGATCTTTAAATGCGACCTACCCACATTGATGGTACCGAAAATACTGGCTCACACATGAGAGGGCGTATTGAGAAGCCCCACATGTATTACGAACAAACTCATCTTAATCTTTATAAGAAATTACCATATTCATCCTATTAGACCTTTTAAGGAGAGAAATGAGTGTTTCTACATCAgcaactctcggtaactttgtTCCTACATATCAGTAATTTGAAAATCAAAAATAATACAGCTACAACGTAAACCAACGATATGGTGGATCTTTGACTAATTCAAATATCATGCACGCAATAGTAATAACAGCAACGTAAATCGATTCTGGTCTGGTGGATCTTTGAATACTTCAACATTTATCTCCAATAGTCAAATCTTTGAATACTTCAACCTTTATCTccaatagaaattaaaaattgaaaattcataTCACTAGTACCCAAATATGActgatttattaattaaaaaatagtccatataattaaatatcttgAAGCATTATATGGCATGTAGGTTTACCTGGGCGCCCCGCCATCAACCTCCCTGGGCTCCGATCTTCAAGTAGATAGAagaagtgtgacgcccccaaattccgtttgggatcggacggacatttgaagcgtcgagacatgcaacacaaggttacctgcccccgttcatgacatataagatgcaatattcctaacatgcatctaacaatatgcaatattcgcaacggataaattttttctttagcaatactatgcaccaaattgaaaatatctcaaatgcttaaaacatacttcatacataaaaatccattgaacaactaagatcacaacactagtccaaaatggttatgatccaaaaagtagtagagatgcaactcaatcgtacaagtagtaatttacgttaattactatatcaacatttatgtcgcaccgtcacttagtcaactgtgtctagttgatcagctcctgattctccttcaggtcctgtaacaaaatctaccattcggggggaatggtagttggaactaccaaagtgagatttgattacaaatctcagcaagttaacaaaaaacttccatacagactaatgatacatgtatgacagtaaaagcataaatgcataatcaaattcataagtaattaaagcataacttagcgtacaacatagcataattgacatagcttaaattgaatcatgaactgaacttgacttgacatgaacttgatctgaaacttgacttagcatgaacttgctctgaaacttgaattaacatgaaaaatacatactccacagttgttgtggccccatgtattctacacaaacttgacttaacatgaaaaatacatactccacagttgttgtggccccatgtattctacgtgtaaatacatactccacaattgttgtggccccatgtattctacacaaacttgacttaacatgaaaaatacatactccacagttgttgtggccccatgtattctacgtgtaaatacatactccacagttgttgtggccccatgtattctacacaaacttgacttaacatgaaaaatacatactccacaattgttgtggccccatgtattctacgtgtaaatacatactccacagttgttgtggccccatgtattctacacaaacataatgtactcaagatgaaacgtgacttgaacataacttgaaatacatgaccaacttgaaatagaaacatttcgtaacatggcataacatataatagacaacatatttaacatgacatacttgcaacagtgaatattacatgacttgacatacatgtaatagatggcatacttagcatgacgtacttgtaatgtacagtaatacataacagaatatattatgtaacagataaaaattgatgacaaaataaattctgtataataaacaattacgtgataacttggcgtggcatgacatatatgataacacacatacatacactatagttcttttacttagcacacatacacagtagactgctagtaagttaaaagctaacttacctcgatctccgcgtttcttataaaacctcaagcgcgatcacgaggaactgtaattagtgattctaagagttagtactaaatcactaataatttgaaatatggaaaaatactaacttaaagagtaaaatttccattttacttcctacatgtaggaaaatgaccgttttacccataacttaaggattttgcatactaattccaaaagtcaccaaaatttacatgcctcatgtaaattttatccttaactcaaatatcaatttagaaaaatttaaaactaatcacaactattaaaactccatagggccgaaattctcatatgctatttctattgatttttgtttctaacttgttttgatcaaccttttgatctatgacttataaatatgtgatcttcaaaccaaaccatcacatggtttaaaaagatgtcctaaaacatatataagcttctaattcaagatcacatggttaaaaattaaccaaaacataaatttagccaagaacatccacactttggcttatctgaatatctctttgtataaaatttcatatctttgaaactaacatcaaatatcttcaaaataataatataacatg
Encoded here:
- the LOC122299504 gene encoding pathogen-related protein-like produces the protein MASQSVDKDKYRNYLNAEEVKNIEWRYGAHPNYDVVNKLFEEGRTKIWPPGSLEESVQNLVKTWEMEIFHKTSLDDFKTLDPNKYTFSLNGRKALTLEEVGKLGGYNPLLQTSLPEKFRGYNPDKETADSSHRSFTTTFPRGFALEIFQVYSGPPVIVFKFRHWGYMEGPFKGHAPTGEIVQFYGMAIFELDEQEKIVKVEFFYDPGELLGGLLKSESLDGSAEEPSTSCPVLRNTG